TTTTTGGATTGGTTGGAAGTGAGGGGGCTTTTGCTTATCATGCTACAAAAGGCGCAGTGAAGTTAATGAGTAAAGCAGCAGCAATTGATTTAAGTAAGAGTTTCATAAGAGTTAACTCTATCCATCCAGGTGTGATAGAAACACCAATGTCCAATAGTATTGCTACGAAAGAAGGTCACCCTATGAAAAACAAAATACCATGGCCGGAAATAGGAAAACCGGAAGATGTAGCTTACGGGGCTTTATATTTAGCCTCAGATGAATCAAAATACGTAACTGGTAGCGAGTTGGTAATTGACGGGGGATATACAGCCCAATAAATCAGTTTCTATTTGTGTTTATTTACTATATAAAAGAGACCCAAATTACAATATTTAGTTAGTCACTTAGATAAAATTCAGTGTATTTATTAAAGTGCACGTTTTTCCCCCACCCTTGAAAGTTGGTTTTGACCTTGACTTTGGTATGAGGATATTAAGCCGATTTTGCTATTTTTTATTCAAAAAAACAGCTTGCTGTTGATAGTTTATAATCATTCTCGGCAGATTGTTGAGCATCTGACAAATATGTTTTATGGTCTCTCTAGGATAACTTGAAATTGCTTTTCCTTTGGGGATGTAGTGTCTAAGAAGGCCAAAATGTCATTTGTTAGAACTTCTTTCATAAGAGTCATAAGGTCTTGCGAAATAGACATCTACTCAGCTACCAAATAATTATTTCGATATTATTACAAATCCACCACTTGGATTGGAGATATCTACATTAGAAATATTAAATCAATATTCTTTAGGTAATAAAAGTTCAAGAAGAAGTATATTGTTTTTGAAAGAAATATTGAAATTATAAAGTCGCGTGGAATAATTGCTATGGTGATTGATGACAGTGTTTTAAATTCTCCTCACCATGCTGATGTAGGGGGGGGTAGGAAAGTTCACACATTTAAAACAGTTTACAGCCTTCTTGATACAACGTTTATGCCATATGCATCTGTTAAAACATCTATTATTGTCTTAGGGAAAAAGCATTATACCGCCGAACATGAACTGAACCATTATTTACGGACAGTTTAATAAAAAGGACTTTTACAATCTAGGCTGCAATTAGGTGACTTCGGTATTGTGCCGGAGTCATTTTTTTAAAATCCCATTGTTTGCGCGTTGTATTATAATGCTCTATGTATTCGTCTATCATTTCCTTTAATTCACGTAAATTACATGCTTCTTCATCTTTAAAATGCCCAAAGAAAGACTCCATTGGAGCGTGTTATCCAAACAGTTTCCTCGGCGTGACATCGACTGAAATAAGCCTTTTTTCTTAACGCGTTCTTGATATTCTGGATGTGTGTACTGGACACCTTGATCGGAATGGATCATTGCCTCTGGCTGAATATTTCCGTCCAATGCCTCTTCTAATTTATCTAATGTGAGATACACCAATCCCATTTTCAAGCTAGTCGATAGTTCATCAGCGACGATTTCCCTGGTTACTACATCTTTGGTACAAGATAAATAAGCTGTTTGCCCATTACGGTAAGGTAAATTAGTAATATCAGTTAAATACTTTTCCTGGCTCGTCTTGATTGAATGCCCGATTTAGTGGGATAGGGGGTGAGAGGGAGCATTTATTAATATATTTAACCCAGGATTGTAAACGTCTACATATTGTTGGAAAGGAGAGACATAAATGAGAATTAAAGGGAATTTATTGGCACAGATTTTTATTGCTTTTGCAATTGCTATTCCTTTGGGCGTTATTTTCCGGCCTTCCATCGATGTAATAAAGCCACTAGGCGATTTGTTTTTACGTTTAATTAAATTTATAATAGCACCTCTTATCTTGGCTTCATTAGTTGTGGGTGTTGTAAGTACAGGGGATCCGAAACAATTAGGTCGAATCGGAATAAAGACAATGACTTATTATTTAGTGACAAGCGGAATTGCCGTTATTATTGGGTTAGTATTTGCGTATCTAGTTTCACCTGGTAAGGGTGTAAATGTTAGTTTACCTGAAGCATCGACGCAGGTAAATGAAACGGAAGGGGTTATTGCTACTTTGCTGAATATAATCCCCGAGAACCCTTTCACAGCACTTGCATCAGGTAATATTTTACAGAATATCTTCTTTGCTATTTTTATTGGTTTAGCGATTACACTAGTTGGGAAACAAGCAAGGCCTGTCTATGATTTTTGCCATTCCTTTAAAAAATTTTAATGGGTTCAACTTGGCGAACTTTTTAACTGCTATGGAATAAATAAATAGTACATGGATAATGCACGCAATTGCGACGGCTAAAATTACCTTTAAAAGTGGCATTAATACAGCCACTCCATATTCACTCACCACTGGCGCTACTAGCCCTAAAATACCAATGGGTGCAAACCGCATAACGATTTCAGTTATTTTATACATAATCTCGGCAAAGCCTTCAAACCGGCTAGCGTAGTTGCTTTTAGTACTTGTAGTAGTGCAGGTACATTACCGGTTACATTGAAAAATACCGAAGAAAACTTAGGGGTGTCAAGGAAAATTAGTAGCTTCGTGCTCCCACTTGGCGCAACAATTAATATGGACGGAACAGCAATCTATCAAGGTGTGGCTGTTGTATTCATAGCCCAATTTTACGGAATGGAATTATCGTTTTTACAATTACTAACTATTGTTTTGACAGCCGTGTTGGCATCGATTGGTGCGCTGGGGTACCGGGTGCAGGTGTAATCATGCTTGCAATGGTATTAAGTTCGGTCAATATGCCATTAGAAGGCATTGCTTTAATTGCTGGTATTGATCGTATACTTGATATGTTTAGAACGACCGTTAACATTTTGGGAGACGCTTCGGCGGCTGTTGTCGTTGCAGCTACAGAAGATGAGTTATGGGTGGATGATTTGAATAAGGTACAGAAAAATGAATTGGGACATATAAAGTAATTTTTATGAATGAAGAAACAAAGGGAGAAGGTTAGGTATCCCACCCAAGATTTTTCCTACCAAATTAAAGAGCAAAAAGGTGTACCAAAATAATTGGGTACACCTTTTATGTTTGGGCATAGTACTTGTAGGCGATGGAATTGTAAGCTTAATTTATCGTTATTTGGTCATTTGATAGTTATACAAATTTGTACATTCTTGGTGCCCTGTTCTAACACAATTACGAATTGTATTGGAACCAGGTACCTTTTTCGAATTGTCCTAAATAAACCATGCTTTATATTAATCGCATGTAGCAAATTATTAAAATTTCAGTTACAATACTTGGTAGTAGGAATTTTTTTGAATTTAAAACCTACTTATTCAATAGGTTTAATTTACTTTAGGAGGAAATAGAATGAGAAAGAGAATTTTATTTGGTTTTTTAGTTAGTATTCTTGCAATTATGATGGTCGCTTGCAGTAATTCATCTGATGAGAATGACAACAATTCGGCAGATGAGCAAAGTGACGACAACACATCGGAGGCAAGTGATTTAACCATTATGCTTGGCTCTGATCCAAATTCATTGGATCCGCACGGCGCAAATGACGGTATATCTTTATATGTAATGAGTACGATGTATGACAAACTTGTTTATTTGGATAAAGATTTAACGATGACACCTGGACTTGCGGAAAGCTTAGAACAAATTAGTGATACGGTTTGGGAAGCAAAAATCCGTGAAGGTGTAGAATTTCATGATGGGTCTATACTTGATGCTGAAGTTGTAAAGGCGAATTTGGACCGGGTAAGAGATCCAGAAATTGCTTCACCTCTTAGCTTTTTATACGACATGATTGAAGAAGTAGAAGTGATTGATACCTATACGGTTCATATCAAGACAGAGTTTCCATTTGCATCTCTCCCTGCGCATTTGGCGCATCCGGGAGGTAGCATGATTAGTAAAAAATCGATTGATGCAGATAACGAAGCCATTAAAAATGGTGGAGAACCATTTGCAACGGTAAATGAGGCACCGGTCGGGACAGGACCTTTTAAATTTGAATCACGTGAGCATGGTGATGCAATTAAAGTTGTTAAAAATGAAAAATATTGGGATACAGAAAAAGCAAAATCAGCGTCCATCACATTTAAAACAGTCCCTGAAGCATTTACAAGAATCGCAGAGTTAGAAACAGGAGGAGCGGATTTAATTTATCCAGTAAGTCCTGTAGATGTCGCACTGATTGACGAAACAGATTCAGCCCATGTTCAACAATCTAAAAGTTCTAATCTAACTTATTTAGGTTTTAATACAGAAGTTGAGCCATTTAATAAGAAAGAAGTACGTCAAGCGATTTCGATGGCGATTAATAGAGAAAATTTAATTGATGGCTTATTGGAGGGTAGGGCTTTACCTGCTATCGGACCACTAGCGCCGACAGTTTATGGGTATTCAGATTCGATTGATACACTCGGCTATGACGTGGAGAAAGCAAAGGCATTAATGAAAGAAGCGGGTTATGAAGATGGTTTTAAAACGACGTTGCTAACGTATGAAACAAGTGCCTATGCTGATCTAGCAGTGTTTTTACAGGCAGAGTTGAAAAATATTGGCATTGAAGTAGATGTCGAAATTGTGGAAACCGGCGCCTTTTTGGAGGCGGCTGGAGAGGGAAATACAGAAATGTTTATCGGTGCATGGGGAACAGTTACGTTAGATGCGGATTATGGCTTATATCCGATGTTCCACTCCTCGAATGCAGGTTATTCTGGGAACCGATCGTTTTTAAAAAATGATGCAATAGATGAAGTTCTTCAAGCAGCGAGAGAAGAAGGCGATGAACAAAAGAGGCTAGAACTCTATGAACAAGCACAAAATTTATTAGCTGAAGAAGCGCCAGTTGCTTATTTGTATCACTCCGAATTATTAGCTGGCTTGCATAATGACGTTAAAGATTTTTGGCAATATCCAAGCAGTATCTTTTTCTTGCGAGACATGCATAAGTAAAGCTGTCGATATCAGTTAGATTGTAATTTGATGATTGAAAGTTTGCTTGTTAGTTTCGCAGTTATGTGTTGATTGAGTATCTGATTATAGAATAATATAAGCAGAAGAAGCAGACATCCGTGATGGTGGGATGTCTGCTTTTTCATGTTTAGTTATTTGGTTAATACACAATTTCGAGTTGTTTCGGAACTTAGTACCTTTTTTATTCCGCATGAAATTAGGAATGAAGGAATACAATCAATGAAGGGGAATTGTGGAAAATGAAGCGCGATACTCCGAGACGACATCCGGTGCCGAAAGATTGGCTCAATGCTGTACATGACGCTTCAAATCATTTGGATTTACACGGATACAAAATTTAATAAAAGAAAGGATGACAAAATGAAAAAAGTATTCGCGATGCTATTCACTTTGTTCATTGGATCGATTTTATTAGTAGCTTGTTCAAGTAAGGAGCCTAAAGAGAGTAAAGGCGATTCAGATGTAACCGAGATTACGTATTGGCAGTACACATTCCCAACCAAAGTTGAGCAAATTGATAAAATCATAGCTAATTTTGAAAAAGATAATCCGGATATTAAAGTCGTTGCGCAAGATTTTCCATATGATCAATATCAAAATAAAATTTTTGCGGCAGTTGAAGCTGGAGATGGTCCGGATATTTTGAATATTTATAATGGATGGATTTCAAAATATGTGGATATGGATTATATTCAACCCATCCGCGAAGAGTTTATGAGTAAAGAGGAGATTTCAGATTACTATGTGGATATGATTCAACCGTATGAATTGGATGGCCAGTATTATACATTACCTGTCGCCGTGCGTTCATTGGCTTTATTTTGGAATAAAGATATGTACAAAGAAGCGGGATTGGATCCGGAAAGCCCACCGAAAACTTGGGATGAATTAATTGAAAATGCAAAAGCAATGACTGAAATGACGGATGATGGCCGTTACAAAAAAGAAGGGTTTGGCTGGAATGCGGCAGGGCAAGGATTACATGAATTCCAACAAGTGTTGTTACGTCAATATGGCGTAGAGCCTTACAGTGAAGATGCGTCAAAAGTATTGTGGAATGAAAAGCAAGAAGGATATGACGCATTTAAATATTGGCTGGATATGACAATGGTGCATAAAGTCGGGGATCCAGACGTAGGTAATACGTACCGGGAAGCTTTCCTTGCAGGCATTGCGGGGATGATTGTGGATGGTTCATTTGCAGTTGGAGATATTCAAAATGCAAGTTTTGACTGGGGCGTTACGACATTGCCTGTACTTGAAGAAGGCGGTTTACAGTCAAACTATGCATCTTATTGGACGAATGCCATTGCAAAAGGGGTAGAGGGTAAAAAGTTAGAGGCGAGTGAAAGGTTCCTTGCGTATTTAATCCAAGAGGATGTCCAAAAAGATTGGTTAGAAAATGTTGGGGAGTTACCTGCATCGAAAGCGTTAATCGCGGATGAAGAGCTTGTGAATAACCCAACTTACGGACCGTTTATTGAAGGATTGGACTATGCGCATGCGACATTTTTTGTAAATGAAGATAAAGAGCGACAAATCATTATCGATGGTGTAGATAAAATTCGTTTGGAAAATGCAGATTATGATGAGACATTTGATGAAATCGTAACAAAAATTCAGGAAGTACGGGATGAATTCTTTGATAGACAATAAGGTCGTGCAATTTTAAAAAGTACGAAGAAGGAAATTATATGGAGCTGGCAGAGACAATGACTTTCTGACAGCTCCTGTTTTAGGAGGGGGATGGCTTGAAAAGTAAGGAAACGACAGCAAAAAGAACGTTCAGTCTACAAACAAAAAAGGCATTGATTGCTTATTCGTTTTTATTCATACCCGTTTTATTTTACCTAGCAATCCGAATCATTCCCGCATTTCAAGCCTTTTTGATGTCATTTACAACGAGCAGCTCATCCGTGTTTACGCTTGCGAACTATCATAAATTAATTCAGGATGAAGTGTTTTGGAAGTCTGTTAAAAATACAATTCTTTACGTTATAATTGTTGTGCCGTTACAAATGTTATTTGGGTTAATGTTAGCGCTAGCGATTGAAAGAATGGGCGGGAAGTTGAAGTGGTTTTATCGAATTGTTTTCTTTTTACCGTATATGACGTCAATCGTGGCCATTAGTTGGGTTTGGCGATTATTATACGATCCTAACTCAGGAATCTTGAATGAAATCTTAGTGAAGTTGCATTTACCCACACAAGAATGGTTAGGAAGTCCATCTACTGCGCTAATTTCCATTAGTGTGGTCATTATTTGGCAGATGATGGGTTTTTGTATGCTGTTATTTACCGCAGGCTTACAAGTCATCCCAAGACAGTATTATGAAGCAGCTGATATTGATGGGGCAACTAAATGGCAGACATTCTGGCATATTACTTTCCCTATGTTGAATCCAACAATTGTGTTTTTAGCGATTATTGGGGTGATCCAAACGCTACAAACCTTCACACAGATTGCCAATTTAACGGGGGGGAGTTCCGGCGGCGGATTGGGCGGTCCTTTAAACAGTACGATGAGTGTTGTCGTTTACATGTATAACGAAGGTTTCCGACAATATAATTTACACTATGCGGCAGCGAGTACGGTATTCCTTTTTATTTTGATTTTAATTGTTACGTTAATTCAATTCCGAACATTTAACAAAAATTATAAATTGTGAGGGGTGAAATCATGTGAAAACGAAAAAATTTAGCATTGCTAAAGTGATTGTCAATATTCTCTTGATTATAGGAATTGTAGCGGTATCCTTTCCTTTTGTCTGGATGATTTTATCGTCTGTCAAAAGTACGGCGGATTTTTACTCTTTTTCATTTTGGCCAAAGTCGCTCGATTTTTCAGGGTATCAGTACGTTTTCGAGAAAACTGATTTTACCCGATGGTATTTAAATAGTTTTATCGTCGCCATTGTCGTAACGATTAGTAATATAATTTTCTGCTCGTTAATTGGGTATACATTAGCAAAATTCCGGTTTACGGGCGCAAAATTAATTTTCTTAATTATTTTAAGTACGATGATGATCCCAACGGAAATGTTAATTATTCCGTGGTATGTATTTAGCAGTGATTTCCAGTGGGTTGATACGTATTGGGGATTAATCTTCCCGGGATTGATGGAAGCGTTTGGCATCTTTTTAATGAGACAGTTTATGCTTTCGGTACCGGAAGACATTTTAGATGCAGCGAGAATAGATGGCATGGGTGAATTTAAAATTTGGCTAAAAATTGCGATGCCACAAGTAAAGCCCGCCATATCTGCACTCGCAATTATTACATTTTTAGGGAATTGGAACGCCTATTTATGGCCAGTCATCGTAACTAATACGGCTGCAATGAGAACCTTACCTGTTGGAATTGCGATGTATGGAACTTCAGATGCTGGGGGAATTCAATGGAATACGATTATGGCGATGAGTTCGTTAACGGTCATTCCGATGATCATTGTCTTTTTAATTTTCCAAAGACAAATTGTTGAAGGAATCGCACTTAGCGGAACGAAAGGGTGATTGACGAAACCATTGAAACTCACAAAAATCAGAGGTGTTGTATTGCCTGGTCGGAAGGTATTTCCATTGATAAAAGTGAGCTTGGGGTGTAAAATAATGAATACAAGCTGCATTGTTCGTACCACTATTAAGTTTTAACCTTTATGCTGTAAAAGGGAGTTTTAAATTGAAACTGAAATGGCAAGCCACGTTCTTTTCACTAACAACGAGGACAAACAGGCAAGTTTCTGCGAACACCCACTTTGAGGAGTGGTGGTTTAAAACTTTCTAATGACGTACGGCAAAGGCGGCTTCTACATAATATGAAAATCTAACAAACATCCTTCAAATTCGGATTCGGAATTTGAAGGATGTTTTTTTATTTCCTTTTTCGGATTCACAACTGGTTAAATAAACATAAAGACTTGTTGTACAGGTATACTTCAAAAACTAACGCCTCGTTTTAGTAGCACAAAAGCCGCTACAAACATAAGCTTGGAAGTCTTCATTAATCCCAAAGTCCTCGAAGGGCTCCGGCCATGTACAGATCGGGCAAATGGCCATTTGAATATAAAAGAAGCACTCGTGAATTTCTTCTTCCAGTCCGTCCCATGCATTTTGTAGATAGTGAATACCAGTTTCATATAAATGTTCCAATTCTAGTTTATCCATATAGTCATTTTCCGGAAAGATAATGATGTTAAGATCTTCGGACATCGCATCGAGCGACTCGTTATAACTGATGAACGGTTTCCATTGTTGTTCATCCAAGATATTCTTTAAGATTGACTCTAATCCGAGTGCTATATCTTTCGGCATATGGTCCCACAACACGTAAAGTCCATCTAAATATATGTAATTTTCCACATCGAGAAAGTGGTTGGCGACGGATTGGTATAACGTTTCAACTATATCATAGAGTCTGCGAAGTTCATCTTGGTAAAAAAAGACCCCTTCATCACCGAATACGTACTCCTCACATTGTGCTACCAAAAGATCGATTTTATCTAATTGCTCATCGCGTTCGGTAATATCTTTAAATTCTCCTGAATGGCTTGTCAAATTGATATATTGTTCCATCAGATTGGCATAGGTGAATGCGTAAGGTTCGTCCAATATTCCTTCCGGTAAGCAATCTATTGAACAAAAGGACCCTTTGTCCGAATGAATGCGAAACGGTTCTCTGCGGAATCTTTTGTTGCATGTAAAACATGTTTTCATGGCAATTCCCCCTCGTATTTTGTTATTAGCATTATACATAGGGGAATGAGAATCTGTTACAGCTACTGAAATTCAATCGTCTCAATAATAAGAACAAACATGAATAACGCGATATTCATGTTTGTTAAGTTTGTTATGTTTGTTTGGGTGACTGGCACCGTATCCATCCAGCACCTTACCCAATCTCAATAAAGTGCAACTAAACCGAGAAATCGTTATGATAAAGAGAAGGCACATCGAACGACTATATAGGGAGTGTTCTAATTTTGAAAAGTTTTCTTGTTATGCAAGGGCACACTTATAACGAAGAAAAAGAATTGGGTTTTATCTGGGCTGCTAAAAAAGATCGTAGTGGTATGCCTTCTCATTCATGGCAACGTTTAACTGAAGTGAAAAAAGGGGACTTGGTCTTTCATTATGTGAATGGGCGTATTTTGGCGGTCAGTGTTGCAAAAGAAAGTTGTAAAATTGCTGATAGACCATCGATTGACGAGCATGTAGAACAGCAAGATGAAAAAGGATACTATGTTGAGCTAGAATATCATGAGCTTAACGTACCGATTCATATTCAGTCGAATTTTGATGCAATCCGTCCGCTTTTGCCGATTAGGTATTCGCCATTTCAACTAAATGGCCATGGCAATCAAGGTTATCTGTATCCTTGCAATGAAAAATTGTCTGTTAAGCTGCTGGGAATAATTGCAGACGCCAACATTACTGAAGTCGAAGATGAACAATTAGAATTCGCCATGAGTCCAGTTGTTCCGGTTGAAAGAGATATGTTGCTTCCGCTATTACATACTGCTGAGTCACGAATGAGAACCAAAATCCGTAAAAGTCAACAAAGTTTCTGTAAGGACTTAATGCTGTTATGGGCTTATCAATGTGTTCTGTGCGGGATTGATTTACCTGAATTGCTGAAGGCTGTTCGATCAAAACCGTGGAAGGACAGTTCTGATGTGGAAAGGGTAGATCCGTACAACGGATTATTACTTTGTGCAAATCATGCAGCTCTTTATGAAAATGGATTGATTGCTTTCGATGGACAGGGGAGACTCCATATTTCATCGCAATTGTCTGAAGAGGATTATGAGAAGTACGATTTACATAAAAAAGTGAAGATTGCCCGGCAA
This window of the Sporosarcina ureilytica genome carries:
- a CDS encoding dicarboxylate/amino acid:cation symporter; amino-acid sequence: MRIKGNLLAQIFIAFAIAIPLGVIFRPSIDVIKPLGDLFLRLIKFIIAPLILASLVVGVVSTGDPKQLGRIGIKTMTYYLVTSGIAVIIGLVFAYLVSPGKGVNVSLPEASTQVNETEGVIATLLNIIPENPFTALASGNILQNIFFAIFIGLAITLVGKQARPVYDFCHSFKKF
- a CDS encoding cation:dicarboxylate symporter family transporter; this translates as MYKITEIVMRFAPIGILGLVAPVVSEYGVAVLMPLLKVILAVAIACIIHVLFIYSIAVKKFAKLNPLKFFKGMAKIIDRPCLFPN
- a CDS encoding glutathione ABC transporter substrate-binding protein, whose protein sequence is MRKRILFGFLVSILAIMMVACSNSSDENDNNSADEQSDDNTSEASDLTIMLGSDPNSLDPHGANDGISLYVMSTMYDKLVYLDKDLTMTPGLAESLEQISDTVWEAKIREGVEFHDGSILDAEVVKANLDRVRDPEIASPLSFLYDMIEEVEVIDTYTVHIKTEFPFASLPAHLAHPGGSMISKKSIDADNEAIKNGGEPFATVNEAPVGTGPFKFESREHGDAIKVVKNEKYWDTEKAKSASITFKTVPEAFTRIAELETGGADLIYPVSPVDVALIDETDSAHVQQSKSSNLTYLGFNTEVEPFNKKEVRQAISMAINRENLIDGLLEGRALPAIGPLAPTVYGYSDSIDTLGYDVEKAKALMKEAGYEDGFKTTLLTYETSAYADLAVFLQAELKNIGIEVDVEIVETGAFLEAAGEGNTEMFIGAWGTVTLDADYGLYPMFHSSNAGYSGNRSFLKNDAIDEVLQAAREEGDEQKRLELYEQAQNLLAEEAPVAYLYHSELLAGLHNDVKDFWQYPSSIFFLRDMHK
- a CDS encoding extracellular solute-binding protein, with the protein product MKKVFAMLFTLFIGSILLVACSSKEPKESKGDSDVTEITYWQYTFPTKVEQIDKIIANFEKDNPDIKVVAQDFPYDQYQNKIFAAVEAGDGPDILNIYNGWISKYVDMDYIQPIREEFMSKEEISDYYVDMIQPYELDGQYYTLPVAVRSLALFWNKDMYKEAGLDPESPPKTWDELIENAKAMTEMTDDGRYKKEGFGWNAAGQGLHEFQQVLLRQYGVEPYSEDASKVLWNEKQEGYDAFKYWLDMTMVHKVGDPDVGNTYREAFLAGIAGMIVDGSFAVGDIQNASFDWGVTTLPVLEEGGLQSNYASYWTNAIAKGVEGKKLEASERFLAYLIQEDVQKDWLENVGELPASKALIADEELVNNPTYGPFIEGLDYAHATFFVNEDKERQIIIDGVDKIRLENADYDETFDEIVTKIQEVRDEFFDRQ
- a CDS encoding carbohydrate ABC transporter permease; its protein translation is MKSKETTAKRTFSLQTKKALIAYSFLFIPVLFYLAIRIIPAFQAFLMSFTTSSSSVFTLANYHKLIQDEVFWKSVKNTILYVIIVVPLQMLFGLMLALAIERMGGKLKWFYRIVFFLPYMTSIVAISWVWRLLYDPNSGILNEILVKLHLPTQEWLGSPSTALISISVVIIWQMMGFCMLLFTAGLQVIPRQYYEAADIDGATKWQTFWHITFPMLNPTIVFLAIIGVIQTLQTFTQIANLTGGSSGGGLGGPLNSTMSVVVYMYNEGFRQYNLHYAAASTVFLFILILIVTLIQFRTFNKNYKL
- a CDS encoding carbohydrate ABC transporter permease is translated as MKTKKFSIAKVIVNILLIIGIVAVSFPFVWMILSSVKSTADFYSFSFWPKSLDFSGYQYVFEKTDFTRWYLNSFIVAIVVTISNIIFCSLIGYTLAKFRFTGAKLIFLIILSTMMIPTEMLIIPWYVFSSDFQWVDTYWGLIFPGLMEAFGIFLMRQFMLSVPEDILDAARIDGMGEFKIWLKIAMPQVKPAISALAIITFLGNWNAYLWPVIVTNTAAMRTLPVGIAMYGTSDAGGIQWNTIMAMSSLTVIPMIIVFLIFQRQIVEGIALSGTKG
- a CDS encoding HNH endonuclease, encoding MKSFLVMQGHTYNEEKELGFIWAAKKDRSGMPSHSWQRLTEVKKGDLVFHYVNGRILAVSVAKESCKIADRPSIDEHVEQQDEKGYYVELEYHELNVPIHIQSNFDAIRPLLPIRYSPFQLNGHGNQGYLYPCNEKLSVKLLGIIADANITEVEDEQLEFAMSPVVPVERDMLLPLLHTAESRMRTKIRKSQQSFCKDLMLLWAYQCVLCGIDLPELLKAVRSKPWKDSSDVERVDPYNGLLLCANHAALYENGLIAFDGQGRLHISSQLSEEDYEKYDLHKKVKIARQENHKKYLKWHKRHLFRS